A single region of the Epinephelus moara isolate mb chromosome 14, YSFRI_EMoa_1.0, whole genome shotgun sequence genome encodes:
- the insm1b gene encoding insulinoma-associated protein 1b has protein sequence MPKGFLVKRNKKSAHVSYRTRSDEDDLQEPPTPAALQSHVDPSPPMSVASSPDRAAASPDFTAADAPVPRLEKPVQFGNPEAVCQALYSPTRPISKEHDRGYFERSFNLGSPISAESFPTPASLSGLDHLLYAPVDLKIGTSNSSRSGTTTSSLPAPSNRVGTKRPAADGTERKSKPASKKPKAIRKLNFEDEMTTSPVLGLKIKEGPVEMKPRAQSSGGNKPLGEFVCQLCKEAYADPFSLAQHKCSRIVRVEYRCPECDKMFSCPANLASHRRWHKPRTTGAPAMPPAQGIKPEMAKMPPLGVKSVSDEAKDMSDRDTPSPGLSESGSEDGSYDCQYCGKRFKRQAYLRKHIMGHQALQKKVLEEHGFQTGDRPAEQAPVLPPSSSSSASSSASSSEEASNQSPLNLSPVDCLLCPVCGESFTSRASQERHLRLMHSSQIYPCKYCPATLYSSPGLTRHINKCHPSENRQVILLQMPVRPAC, from the coding sequence ATGCCCAAAGGATTCCTggtaaaaagaaacaagaaatcTGCACATGTTTCCTACAGGACTCGGTCAGACGAAGATGACCTCCAGGAGCCACCCACCCCAGCTGCCTTGCAGAGTCATGTGGACCCCTCCCCGCCGATGTCCGTGGCGTCCAGTCCGGACCGCGCCGCAGCATCGCCGGATTTCACAGCAGCTGACGCGCCCGTGCCAAGACTGGAGAAGCCGGTACAGTTCGGCAACCCAGAGGCGGTGTGCCAAGCCCTCTACAGCCCCACCCGGCCCATCAGCAAGGAGCACGACAGGGGATATTTCGAGAGAAGTTTCAATCTGGGATCGCCTATTTCTGCCGAGTCATTCCCGACACCTGCTTCACTCTCCGGCCTGGACCACCTCCTGTACGCCCCGGTCGACCTGAAAATCGGCACCAGCAACAGCAGCCGCAGCGGCACTACTACCAGCAGCCTCCCAGCACCGAGCAACCGGGTCGGCACCAAAAGACCCGCAGCTGACGGCACAGAGCGCAAATCTAAACCCGCCTCCAAGAAACCCAAAGCCATTAGAAAACTCAACTTTGAAGACGAGATGACGACTTCTCCCGTGCTTGGTCTCAAAATCAAAGAGGGGCCGGTGGAGATGAAGCCGAGGGCGCAGTCCTCCGGAGGAAACAAGCCTCTAGGGGAGTTTGTGTGTCAGCTGTGCAAGGAGGCGTACGCGGATCCCTTCTCTCTGGCTCAGCACAAGTGCTCCCGCATCGTCAGGGTCGAGTACCGGTGCCCCGAGTGCGATAAGATGTTCAGCTGCCCGGCCAACCTCGCCTCTCACCGCCGCTGGCACAAACCCCGGACCACCGGCGCACCGGCGATGCCACCGGCACAGGGCATCAAACCCgaaatggccaaaatgccaccGCTAGGTGTCAAGTCAGTCTCCGACGAAGCCAAAGACATGAGTGACAGAGACACCCCAAGTCCAGGTCTGTCCGAGTCGGGCTCTGAAGATGGCTCATATGACTGCCAGTACTGCGGGAAGAGGTTTAAGCGACAGGCATACCTAAGAAAACACATCATGGGACACCAGGCCTTGCAAAAGAAAGTGCTGGAGGAGCACGGGTTTCAAACCGGCGACCGCCCGGCAGAGCAGGCTCCGGTCctacccccctcctcctcctcctccgcctcctcctcagcATCATCCTCAGAGGAAGCCTCAAACCAAAGCCCTCTCAACCTGAGCCCGGTGGACTGCCTGCTGTGCCCGGTGTGCGGGGAGAGTTTCACCAGCAGGGCCAGCCAGGAGAGACACCTGCGCCTCATGCACTCCTCCCAGATTTACCCGTGCAAATACTGCCCCGCCACTCTCTACAGCTCGCCGGGGCTCACCAGGCACATAAACAAGTGCCACCCCTCGGAGAACAGGCAGGTGATCCTGCTCCAAATGCCGGTGCGCCCCGCCTGCTAA
- the LOC126401460 gene encoding kazal-type serine protease inhibitor domain-containing protein 1-like, translating to MQVSSMAKLCLCVCISMSVWLHVSLGLPPQHLGWLRLWKEGEGCRECNQHLCPPLPNNCPAGQVQDECGCCEQCANVEGQQCDPDGAQKFYGRCGEGLICQRKMPKRGHRAEPEPTCVCQDKNPVCGSDGWTYPNVCQMREAASHHNITLGVIGTGPCHSAPRVLRGPRNLFNYTGNDIVFGCEVSAYPLPNLGWKKTGIENFLPGDDPHISVQARGGPQRYTVSTWLQIQGLHLSDAGVYSCISHNALGETSASAQLTVLRQVVKVMKGHAEEEQERSDHLEEGSADGQLASGDYPGFT from the exons ATGCAGGTCAGCAGCATGGCTAagctctgcctgtgtgtgtgtatttcaatGAGTGTATGGCTCCACGTTTCCCTCGGGTTGCCACCCCAGCACCTTGGATGGCTGCGGCTGTGGAAGGAGGGTGAAGGTTGCAGGGAGTGCAACCAGCACCTCTGTCCCCCACTCCCCAACAACTGTCCTGCAGGTCAGGTGCAGGACGAATGTGGATGCTGTGAACAGTGTGCTAACGTGGAGGGGCAGCAATGTGACCCGGATGGGGCTCAGAAGTTCTACGGCCGCTGTGGAGAGGGCCTAATCTGCCAGAGGAAAATGCCAAAGAGGGGACACAGGGCTGAGCCAGAGCCTACATGTGTATGTCAGGACAAGAACCCTGTGTGTGGCTCAGATGGGTGGACCTATCCAAATGTTTGCCAGATGAGAGAAGCCGCCAGCCACCATAATATAACCCTCGGGGTCATTGGAACAGGACCCTGCCACTCTG CTCCCCGTGTCCTTCGAGGCCCCAGAAACCTGTTCAACTACACCGGGAATGACATCGTGTTTGGCTGCGAGGTCTCAGCCTACCCTCTTCCAAACCTGGGCTGGAAGAAGACAGGGATTGAAAACTTCCTGCCGGGAGATGATCCTCACATCTCTGTCCAG GCTCGGGGCGGTCCCCAGCGCTACACTGTGTCTACCTGGCTTCAGATACAGGGCCTCCACCTTTCTGATGCAGGAGTCTACTCTTGCATATCCCACAATGCCTTGGGGGAAACGTCTGCATCGGCACAGCTCACAGTGTTGAGACAGG TGGTAAAGGTGATGAAAGGCCAcgctgaggaggagcaggagcgCTCTGATCATCTGGAGGAAGGCAGTGCTGATGGACAGCTGGCATCTGGAGATTACCCGGGATTCACTTAA